In Candidatus Poribacteria bacterium, a single genomic region encodes these proteins:
- a CDS encoding DUF1326 domain-containing protein, protein MKGILVLTTLALTLIAGFAFATEAPTVQGEYIEARSASVYVGACHFGSEFVEGGREATAVWNIQSGGWNDVSLENLTVVAVISAKNNLAIDTETRKSVLYMDASTTPEQRAALKDMLTTKRADVLGKVVATQTASVEFSKEGTKYDVKVGKVLALSANRYPCAGCTQPHQIWYKPLTTIQNAIVGKSEVYRYKDTHLPVTWQQSSAENNIFVGGFSM, encoded by the coding sequence ATGAAAGGTATTCTTGTTTTAACAACACTCGCGCTGACCCTCATAGCGGGTTTCGCTTTTGCTACGGAAGCACCGACTGTGCAAGGCGAATATATTGAAGCCCGTTCCGCGAGTGTTTACGTTGGGGCGTGCCACTTTGGTTCCGAATTTGTGGAAGGTGGCAGAGAGGCAACCGCCGTTTGGAACATTCAGAGCGGAGGTTGGAACGATGTTTCGCTGGAGAACTTAACCGTTGTCGCTGTCATTAGTGCGAAAAATAACTTGGCAATTGACACCGAAACGCGCAAGAGCGTGTTGTATATGGATGCGAGCACCACGCCGGAACAGCGTGCTGCCCTCAAAGACATGTTAACAACGAAACGCGCGGACGTTTTAGGTAAAGTTGTTGCAACCCAAACCGCTTCTGTCGAATTCTCGAAAGAAGGGACTAAATATGACGTGAAAGTCGGAAAGGTCCTCGCACTGTCAGCGAACCGCTACCCGTGCGCCGGATGCACACAGCCACATCAGATCTGGTATAAACCCCTGACAACGATTCAGAACGCGATCGTCGGCAAATCTGAAGTCTATCGTTATAAAGACACTCACCTCCCGGTGACGTGGCAGCAAAGCAGCGCAGAGAACAACATCTTTGTCGGCGGCTTTTCAATGTAA
- a CDS encoding phytanoyl-CoA dioxygenase family protein codes for MNKNKTSEERKFSLTPKERASWDENGYFVRYDVFRKEENDFLAQIADDIVDGKRPFPDYHIFENALVRDGKVKAQGIYAMHNIQYVSCNCSEFLARTRDPRLTDPAVDILGPDLLGLNNLYIWKPPKIGLGFPWHQDKWYFNHQYKTGTTVATWTAIDAADKGNGCLYVIPGSHKHGVREHKELEGSQQGEFKQAEGARDEDGVAVEIPAGAVIWFNSQTLHKSTDNHSNRFRRANIAHYISAKTEWTRPEAVNKKRPPMWIRGETYPGMADEVQRDVIPILEE; via the coding sequence GTGAACAAAAATAAAACATCCGAAGAACGGAAATTTAGCCTGACACCTAAAGAACGAGCCTCTTGGGACGAAAATGGATACTTTGTCCGGTACGACGTTTTTAGAAAAGAAGAGAATGATTTTTTAGCGCAAATCGCTGATGACATTGTTGATGGAAAACGTCCCTTTCCAGACTATCATATCTTTGAAAACGCTTTAGTCAGAGACGGTAAAGTCAAAGCACAAGGGATCTACGCAATGCACAATATCCAATATGTGAGTTGCAATTGTTCAGAATTCCTTGCGCGTACGCGCGATCCCCGTCTCACTGACCCGGCTGTTGACATCCTCGGCCCAGATCTCCTCGGTCTCAACAATCTCTATATTTGGAAGCCGCCAAAAATTGGTTTAGGGTTCCCGTGGCATCAAGATAAATGGTATTTTAACCATCAGTACAAAACCGGAACGACAGTCGCGACATGGACTGCGATTGATGCCGCTGATAAAGGAAATGGTTGTTTATACGTTATCCCCGGCAGCCATAAGCATGGTGTTCGTGAACACAAGGAACTTGAAGGCTCACAACAAGGAGAGTTTAAACAGGCAGAGGGTGCTCGTGATGAAGATGGCGTTGCAGTAGAAATCCCTGCTGGCGCGGTCATCTGGTTCAATAGTCAAACCCTCCATAAAAGCACGGATAACCACAGTAATCGTTTTCGACGTGCTAACATAGCGCATTATATCAGTGCAAAAACAGAATGGACACGTCCTGAGGCTGTAAATAAAAAACGACCGCCCATGTGGATTCGTGGTGAAACCTATCCAGGTATGGCGGATGAAGTTCAACGTGATGTTATACCAATTTTAGAAGAGTAG
- a CDS encoding amidohydrolase family protein, which produces MIIDSHTHAWPRWPYQPPVPDDESRGKVEQLLHEMDLHDVDQAVLICARIDRNPENNDYVAACVKRYPERLIQFADVDCSWTETYHTPGAADRLKEAAEAYNLKGYTHYLKGDDDGSWFFSDEGQRFFQTTAELGLIASIAMGSHQHEPLRKLAAQFSTVPFLCHHMGGARAGEAHPYPQLKQVLASADLPNIHIKMSGFAYVSQVSWDYPQSDTHWIVRALYEHFGPGRLCWGSDYPVVRNFMTYQHALEAFRTHCTFIPEIDKAEILGGTLHRLLMKAGK; this is translated from the coding sequence ATGATAATTGATTCCCACACGCACGCCTGGCCCCGGTGGCCCTATCAACCCCCTGTTCCCGATGATGAGAGTCGTGGCAAAGTCGAACAACTCCTCCACGAAATGGATCTGCACGATGTTGACCAAGCAGTGCTTATCTGTGCACGCATCGACAGAAATCCAGAAAACAACGATTACGTCGCAGCGTGTGTAAAGCGTTACCCTGAACGACTGATTCAGTTTGCTGATGTTGACTGTTCATGGACAGAAACATATCACACGCCGGGTGCCGCTGACCGTCTAAAGGAAGCCGCAGAGGCATATAACCTCAAAGGCTACACCCATTATCTCAAAGGCGATGACGACGGCAGCTGGTTCTTTTCAGACGAGGGACAACGCTTCTTTCAAACAACAGCCGAATTGGGACTCATTGCCAGCATCGCCATGGGAAGTCATCAGCATGAACCGCTCCGAAAACTCGCCGCACAGTTCTCCACAGTTCCATTTCTGTGTCATCACATGGGGGGCGCACGCGCCGGTGAAGCACACCCCTATCCGCAGCTAAAGCAAGTGCTTGCCTCGGCAGATCTACCAAATATTCATATCAAGATGTCAGGATTCGCTTATGTGTCGCAGGTCTCGTGGGATTATCCACAATCCGACACACATTGGATTGTACGCGCCCTCTATGAACATTTCGGTCCTGGTCGTCTCTGTTGGGGATCGGACTATCCGGTTGTTCGGAACTTTATGACATATCAACACGCACTTGAGGCATTCCGAACGCACTGTACATTTATCCCAGAAATAGACAAGGCAGAGATTTTAGGAGGAACACTTCACCGTCTGCTAATGAAAGCGGGGAAATAA
- a CDS encoding carboxypeptidase-like regulatory domain-containing protein, with the protein MTRLRLALMFVVYTIISVGIVFAQQGGTVRGQIVDTTERQNPIEGVEVIIVAQDGTEFTTKTDANGDYGKSGIPAGRYLISIYKDGYGDRLGKPVTIVNGGDHYVPLKMTKKNTIMDFFQGSVPMFWVLILCVVIVILILVRTK; encoded by the coding sequence ATGACTCGTCTACGTTTAGCACTAATGTTCGTCGTCTATACGATTATATCTGTCGGGATTGTTTTCGCACAACAGGGAGGCACTGTCCGCGGACAGATTGTTGATACGACCGAAAGACAGAACCCGATTGAGGGTGTTGAAGTTATAATTGTTGCCCAAGACGGCACAGAATTTACAACAAAGACAGATGCGAATGGTGATTATGGAAAGTCGGGCATCCCCGCAGGTCGTTATCTCATCAGTATTTACAAAGACGGATACGGCGATCGGCTTGGCAAACCTGTTACAATCGTTAATGGCGGAGATCACTACGTCCCGCTCAAGATGACGAAAAAGAACACGATCATGGACTTTTTCCAAGGCTCTGTGCCTATGTTCTGGGTCCTGATCCTCTGCGTTGTTATTGTGATATTAATTCTCGTACGCACGAAATAG